Genomic window (Vibrio pomeroyi):
CAACACACGCCAACCGGTAGGAAGAAGAAAATCGCTTCGCCAATCAGCCACAAGAAAGAGTGAACGGTTGCCCAAAATTGGCTGATTTCAACGAGGGTTTTGCCGTCGAACATGCGAATGTCGCCAATCACATTACGGAAACCAAGAATCAAACCACCAGTAATGATGGCAGGCAGCAGTGGTACGAAAATTTCGGCTAAATGGGAGATACCACGCTCAAGGAAGTTCATGTTCTGACGAGCAGCAAGCTTAGACTCATCTTTTGATGACGCCTCTTTACCCGTTTGCTCAATCAGAAGTGCGTACACTTCATCAACCTCTGTGCCAATCACGACTTGGAATTGACCTGCGTTCGTAAAGCAGCCTTTTACCAGCTTCAGCTTTTCTAGTTCTGCTTTGTTCGCTTGCTCTGTATCGTTCAATACAAAACGCAGTCGAGTCAGACAATGGCTGACACTCGCAATATTCTCTTTGCCACCGACTAACTCGATAAGACGCGCAACGTCTTGCTTCGCTATCTTACTCATACTACCCCACCCTGGTTTCATTCAATTACTCATCTAAACCATGTAGCAATAACCACTCAAGATTTAGATTTATGGGAACATTCCCAATCACGGTTATTATAATGCCCGCATGAATGATAAATTAAAATGGGAACAGTCCCATTAATTGAAAGAGATCACACTCTAATTTTAATCTAAGCGGCTCGATTTCGCTTAATTGAGTGGATTATAGAATCGGAGATTGGGTGTGATGAGAGATCTCTGAATTGCCTAAAAGCTGAGAGATCAATAGATTAGCCGCCAATTTACCTGCAGATTGATACCCAGGATCAATGCTAAAGACACGAGGGAACAAGAAAGAGAGAAGATCATTGCCACCAACGCCTGTTACAACCACATCTTCACGTTGTAGTTCTTGTAGACGCTTAATCACGCCAAGAGCCAATGTGTCACTGGCACAAACAAGTGCTTGAGTTGTAGGAGTCAGTACTTCATCCACCAGCTGATAAGCGCTTTCATGATGAAGCTGACCAGTACGATAGTTCGCAATCACTCCAGTGCTTTCGCACCAATCGAGATAAGCCTTAAGACGCAGCTCACCGGTTGATTTGTCGCTAGGATCAACACCAATAAAGCCGACATCGGAGATCCCCTGATCCGACAGATGCGCTAACGCACTATTGATCACCTGTTGGTTATCGTAGTTAATCGACGTTACGTTCTCGGTATCCAGAGCAATAACCACGGCCTTGTGCTCCCACGCTTCGATTGCGGGAATGTCACAATCCGTAAAGCCAAATACAATGATGCCATCCACATTACGACGCTTAAGAACCTGAAGGTGCTCGTTGGCTTTGTCTCTGTCGAGTTGGCTTTCCATGATCACCACATCGTAATCCGCTCGATACAATTCAGCTAGCATGGTGCTAACGGCTTTGTTTTCAGAGGGAGAATCTAAACGAGAGATGATCACGCCGATAACTTTTTGACTGCCACCACGCATAGACTGCG
Coding sequences:
- the treR gene encoding trehalose operon repressor TreR, which gives rise to MSKKLTILDIAKLSGVGKSTVSRVLTNDPKVKPETRERVERVIQESGYTPSKSAQSMRGGSQKVIGVIISRLDSPSENKAVSTMLAELYRADYDVVIMESQLDRDKANEHLQVLKRRNVDGIIVFGFTDCDIPAIEAWEHKAVVIALDTENVTSINYDNQQVINSALAHLSDQGISDVGFIGVDPSDKSTGELRLKAYLDWCESTGVIANYRTGQLHHESAYQLVDEVLTPTTQALVCASDTLALGVIKRLQELQREDVVVTGVGGNDLLSFLFPRVFSIDPGYQSAGKLAANLLISQLLGNSEISHHTQSPIL